The DNA segment GAGGTCCCCCTTGGGGAGAAGGCCTTCCTTCTTGAGAATGGCCGGGACCCAGACCTGGATCGCGAAAGGGCCTTTCGTATCGGAAGCGCCCCGCCCCCAGAGTTTTCCTTCAGCTAGGGCGCCGCTCCTGGGGCCGTATTTCCACAGGGCTTCGTCGCCTTCTTCCACGGTGTCCAGGTGGCAATTGAGCATGAGGGATTTGCCGCCGCCCGTCCCCCGCACGCAGCCGAGCACGTTTCCGGCGGCGTCGATGTTCACGTCGTCATAGCCCAGTTCTTTCATTTTATCCGCCGTATAGCGCGCCAATTCCCCCTCTTCCCCCGAGGTGCTCTTGATACGCAGCATTTCTTGCGCTGTCCCGACGATGTCGTCGTAGTATTTGTCCGCTAACGCGTACATTTTTTCTTTCATTTTTATTTTTCTCCTTATATCAAATTCCCTGCGACAGGTCAGAATCGTGTTCCCCCCATGTCCGGGTTAAAAACGCGGCCATGGAGACGCAAGGCATTGCGTCTCTACAGGCATTATACCATATCCGGCCGAAATTACAATAAAATTCTCCCGCCGTCCCTCTTGCTTTCCCGCGAAAACGGGGTATACTGTATTATAACCGCAAGGAGGAATGGTGAAAACGACATTTATGAAAGGAATTCTCTTCGGAGACGCCCCCTGGGATGAAGACGAAGATCAAGAGCGGATAAAAGGGAGAGACGGCAAAAAACCGCCGCGTCGTTTTGACGACGCGTTCGGCGACGGCAGCCGCGTTTATGTCGTCCCCACGGACCGGATCTACCATTGCGACCCCCAATGTCCCCGCCTCGCGGGATCCCCCGTCGTATTCCCCCTGGACGCGGAGATCGCCGAAGAAAGCTATCGCCCCTGCCCCCTGTGCTGTGACGACATGTACGAATATTACTGGACCCTTGTGGAAACCGGGGACGCGGCAAACATAGACGAAGCCAAAAACCTTATTGATACCGAAGCGGTGGACCTTTCCGCCATTGTCTATCTGCTGTCCGGAGAAGCAGAAACCTACGGGGAAGCCCTCGAACGCTACAAAAAAGAGTGCAAATCAAAAGAGGAATAAAAAACGGCGAATAAAAAAACGGCCCATGCCGCCGGACACGGAGCGGAAAATCCGAAAAGCCGGATAAGCCACTCCTTCAATCAAGATACCTTAACTAAAAATATACCAATTTGCTCATGTAACCCGTGTAATCATTTTAATCACAGTTTATCATGTATTCATGCCAATCACCGCAATCACCGGTCATAACTGTGCGAAATGTTCAATCACATTGTAAATATGATCACAGGCTCTGCGGTAGTAGTTCAGAATATCGATATACCCGACGCTGAGCTTTGAGGGGATGTCGCCGTGGTCGCCGGAGAAGTGTTCCGTCTTCCCTTCCCGGTACACGAACTTGATTTCCTCATAGTCCTGGATCGCGTTGATAAACGTCTGAATCTGCTTCTTGTCGTAGGCCGCGTAGATTTTGTCGAAATACTGCGCCACCATGGAGTTGATTGTAATCAACACCTGCCGGTTGCCGTCGGAGAGGACAAGCTCGTCGTCCCGCAGCTTGTTGATTTCCTTGGCGACCCGGTCGAGATAGTCGCTGATGGTCTCGTATTCGTCCGTGGTGACCAGATTGCCCCGGGTCTCCTGTACGAGGGCCCCGTCGAGCTCTTTGTTCAGCATGGCGAAATTGATATCCGAGATCTCCTTTTCATAGAGATCGAGCAATTCTTCGGTATCCTCAATCAGCTTCAGCTGCGCGTCGACATTCTCCCTGCGGTGGAAAATATCGTCAAGGGCCGGAAACAGCGCCTTGATCCGCGCGCCCATTTCAAGGACTTCCAGCTTCGTCTGTGACACAACGACCGAGGGGACCCGCAACATGAGCTTGTTGAGCTTCGTGACGCGGACGACCTCTTCTTTTTTGTCTTTGATGATTTTCTCGAGAAATTTGGAATAAGGTCCCAGGAAGGGCGTAAAGATCAGCACGTTGAATACGTTGAACAGCGAATGGGACATGACGATGGCCCTTTCCACAGAGACCGCTGGATCGGCCACGACGCCGATGATCCGCAGGTAATAGCGGAAGATGGCCGTCACCCACAGCGTTCCGGTGACGTTAAAAATCGTATGGGCCAGCGCCACGCGCTTGGCGTTGGCGTTCGTATTGAATGAAGCGAGGAGCGCCGTCACCGTTGTCCCCACATTTTCCCCCAAGACGAGGGCAGCGCCCGTGGGAAAATCGATCAGTCCCTGGTTGGCGAACATGATGGTGATCCCCAATGTCGCCGCCGAAGACTGCACGATCCCCGTGAGGATGGCCCCCACAAAGGCCGCTTTGAGGACCCCGAAATAGGAATCGGCCTGAAAGAGCCGGAAGAGCCGCACAAATTCCGGCAGATCCCGGAGCGGCTTCATGCCGTCGCTCATGGTCTGCAGGCCGAAAAAGATAAAGCCGAAGCCCATAACCGTAGACGCCACGATCTTGGCCCGGTCGGATTTCAAAATCATCCAGGCGATGGCGGAAAAGCCGATAATCGGCAATCCGTATTTGCCCACGGACAGGATGAGAATCCAGCCGGTCACCGTCGTTCCGATATTGGCGCCGAGGATAATGCCCAGGGCCTGCTTGATCGTCAAAAGCGACGCGTTTACAAAGCCCACGGTCATCACGGTCGAAACCGACGACGACTGCACGAGAACCGTAATAAAAATGCCGACGAGAATCCCCATCAGGGGATTTGACGTCAGGGTCGCGAGGATCTTTTTGAGTTTCGATCCCGCCAGTTTCCGCATTCCGCCCGACATATTCTCCATGCCGTACAGGAACAAACCCAAACCGCCGATGACTTTTAAAATAATACCCGTTACCACAAAACCTCCTGTTGATCAAAAATCATAACGCGCCGCAAGGCCGCCCGCCCCGCCCTACATGAGCACGAGCTGAAAAAGCCAGCCGATAAAGCGGCTGAAATTGATGATATGGATATCAAAAACCCGTTCCGCCAGAATGATGAGAAGGAGCAAGAGTCCCCCCGCCCGGGTGATTTTCGCTTCCGTAACGGGCGAAAAATCAAAGCCCGAGAGAAAGATCCGGCTCCCGTCCAGAGGCGGAATCGGGATCAGGTTGAAGCAAGCCATGCCGAGGTTGACGGCGGCCGTCCGCAATACGAGGTCCACCGTGAAGACGATGGCGTCGTAGGAGAGATTCCGCCGCAAAAAAGCCGTTACCGCCTCTCGTCTCAGCAAAAATTTTACCGAGACGAGAATCAAAAGGGCAAAGACGATGTTGGAAAGGGGCCCCGCCAGCGCGATCAGCGCCTTGTCCCTTTTGGGATGACCGAGGTTTTCCTCTGTGAACTGCACGGGCTTCGCCCAGCCGAATCCGGTCAGGAGCAGGAGCAAAAAGCCCGTCTTGTCCAGGTGCCGGACCGGATTAAGGGACATTCTGCCCTGAAGTCTCGCCGTGGGATCGCCGAGGCGGTTGGCGGTCCATGCGTGGGAAAACTCGTGGATCGTAAAGCCCGTAATCACCCCGGGGAGATATTGAAAAACGCTCCAAATGGATTGCATGGAAAACCTTCTTCCTTTAATCAATCACTTTTTTACTCTATTTTTTTAGATATTTATTGAACCAGGCCGTCATTTCCTCAAGCCGCCGGATCCGGTGTTTGGGTTTGCCGCCCCGGGACAG comes from the Fusobacteriaceae bacterium genome and includes:
- a CDS encoding M20/M25/M40 family metallo-hydrolase, yielding MKEKMYALADKYYDDIVGTAQEMLRIKSTSGEEGELARYTADKMKELGYDDVNIDAAGNVLGCVRGTGGGKSLMLNCHLDTVEEGDEALWKYGPRSGALAEGKLWGRGASDTKGPFAIQVWVPAILKKEGLLPKGDLWVTGVVHEETSGLGATAMVKDGFHTDFAISGEATEN
- a CDS encoding site-2 protease family protein, with protein sequence MQSIWSVFQYLPGVITGFTIHEFSHAWTANRLGDPTARLQGRMSLNPVRHLDKTGFLLLLLTGFGWAKPVQFTEENLGHPKRDKALIALAGPLSNIVFALLILVSVKFLLRREAVTAFLRRNLSYDAIVFTVDLVLRTAAVNLGMACFNLIPIPPLDGSRIFLSGFDFSPVTEAKITRAGGLLLLLIILAERVFDIHIINFSRFIGWLFQLVLM
- a CDS encoding Na/Pi cotransporter family protein; translated protein: MVTGIILKVIGGLGLFLYGMENMSGGMRKLAGSKLKKILATLTSNPLMGILVGIFITVLVQSSSVSTVMTVGFVNASLLTIKQALGIILGANIGTTVTGWILILSVGKYGLPIIGFSAIAWMILKSDRAKIVASTVMGFGFIFFGLQTMSDGMKPLRDLPEFVRLFRLFQADSYFGVLKAAFVGAILTGIVQSSAATLGITIMFANQGLIDFPTGAALVLGENVGTTVTALLASFNTNANAKRVALAHTIFNVTGTLWVTAIFRYYLRIIGVVADPAVSVERAIVMSHSLFNVFNVLIFTPFLGPYSKFLEKIIKDKKEEVVRVTKLNKLMLRVPSVVVSQTKLEVLEMGARIKALFPALDDIFHRRENVDAQLKLIEDTEELLDLYEKEISDINFAMLNKELDGALVQETRGNLVTTDEYETISDYLDRVAKEINKLRDDELVLSDGNRQVLITINSMVAQYFDKIYAAYDKKQIQTFINAIQDYEEIKFVYREGKTEHFSGDHGDIPSKLSVGYIDILNYYRRACDHIYNVIEHFAQL